One Dromiciops gliroides isolate mDroGli1 chromosome 3, mDroGli1.pri, whole genome shotgun sequence DNA segment encodes these proteins:
- the LOC122749490 gene encoding kallikrein-14-like encodes MLPLVLTMLLPWVSAYIPERTEEKIIGGQTCVPHSQPWQAALFVSKNFHCGGVLVSDQWALTAAHCNHWNLRVVLGKHNIYQEEPFQQSIRVKRRVTHPKYSSRNLKNDLMLLYLENPVNLTPQVRPIQLAEACATPGTTCQVSGWGTVSSPFVKYPSTLQCVEVSILSMAKCKKAYRRYGITPGAMCAGTERGGKDACRGDSGGPLVCNGTLQGIVSWGMEHCGLARYPGVYTNLCLYRTWILKEMQKQKKY; translated from the exons ATGCTGCCCCTGGTCTTAACGATGCTTCTTCCGTGGGTCTCTG CCTACATCCCCGAGAGGACTGAGGAAAAGATCATTGGTGGGCAGACCTGTGTTCCCCACTCCCAACCTTGGCAGGCCGCACTGTTTGTCTCGAAGAATTTCCACTGTGGGGGTGTCTTGGTGTCTGATCAGTGGGCCCTCACAGCAGCTCATTGTAACCACTG GAACCTTCGAGTGGTTTTGGGGAAGCACAATATCTATCAGGAGGAACCCTTCCAGCAATCAATCAGGGTGAAGCGCCGGGTCACCCATCCCAAGTACAGCTCCAGAAATCTGAAAAATGACCTCATGCTGCTCTACCTTGAGAATCCGGTGAATCTGACCCCTCAAGTCCGGCCCATTCAGCTGGCAGAAGCCTGTGCCACTCCTGGGACAACCTGCCAAGTGTCCGGCTGGGGTACCGTCTCCAGTCCTTTCG TCAAATATCCCAGCACCCTCCAGTGTGTGGAAGTCAGTATCCTGTCCATGGCAAAATGCAAAAAAGCTTACCGCCGATATGGAATCACCCCAGGCGCGATGTGTGCAGGGACTGAGAGAGGTGGAAAGGACGCCTGTCGG GGTGACTCTGGAGGCCCCTTGGTGTGCAATGGGACCCTGCAGGGCATTGTGTCTTGGGGCATGGAACACTGTGGCCTGGCCAGATATCCTGGAGTCTACACCAACCTGTGCCTCTATCGGACCTGGATTCTAAAAGAAATGCAGAAGCAGAAGAAGTACTAA
- the KLK13 gene encoding kallikrein-13, with protein MWLLPLALVLGLSHAISQDFPKIINSSNGSQSALPGVKECSPHSQPWQVALLVNGRLLCGGILIHSSWVLTAAHCRKGQYTVFLGKHALGCREAGEQVRRVFHSIPHPLYRSSPTHHNHDNDIMLLYLQKPAQLNDHIRVLPLPSKDCLPPGTSCIVSGWGTTTSPRVSYPKTLQCAEIQLRSDEECHWNYPGKITPNMLCAGSEEGGKDSCEGDSGGPLVCNGTLQGVISWGDFPCGQPNRPGVYTRVSRYVDWIRNTIQAWDPRKKKGVK; from the exons ATGTGGCTGCTGCCTCTGGCCCTGGTCCTGGGCTTGTCACACG CCATTTCTCAGGATTTCCCCAAGATAATCAACAGCTCTAATGGCAGCCAGAGTGCCCTGCCTGGAGTCAAGGAATGCTCCCCCCATTCCCAGCCCTGGCAGGTAGCTCTACTTGTGAATGGACGGCTGCTCTGTGGTGGCATCCTCATCCATTCCAGCTGGGTGCTGACTGCAGCTCATTGCAGGAAGGG CCAGTACACGGTGTTCCTGGGGAAACACGCCCTGGGTTGCAGGGAGGCAGGGGAGCAAGTCCGAAGGGTCTTCCACTCTATCCCCCACCCACTCTACCGGAGCAGCCCAACCCACCACAACCATGACAATGACATTATGCTCCTGTACCTTCAGAAGCCAGCCCAGCTGAATGACCATATCCGGGTCCTCCCCTTGCCCTCCAAGGACTGCCTGCCTCCTGGCACCAGCTGTATAGTGTCAGGATGGGGCACTACCACAAGCCCTCGGG TGAGTTACCCCAAAACCCTACAGTGTGCTGAAATTCAACTGCGCTCAGATGAGGAATGTCACTGGAACTACCCAGGGAAGATTACTCCCAACATGCTGTGTGCTGGATctgaagaaggagggaaagactcTTGTGAG ggTGACTCAGGGGGCCCACTGGTCTGCAATGGGACTCTACAGGGTGTGATCTCCTGGGGGGACTTCCCATGTGGCCAGCCTAACCGGCCAGGTGTCTATACTCGTGTCTCCCGTTATGTGGACTGGATCCGGAATACAATCCAGGCCTGGGATCCCCGGAAGAAGAAGGGcgtaaaataa